Proteins encoded by one window of Sulfurospirillum barnesii SES-3:
- a CDS encoding TetR/AcrR family transcriptional regulator yields the protein METTREKLIRATFDEVFSHGYQGASLADILAKAGVHKGSMYHFFANKKEMALAAIEETILKKNLEKYSYVETYTSGLLEAFYTQLKDTSVRDFKRGCPIANVVQEMSNIDEEFNTLMKSIYGAFRANIKAIFDKAIEVGEMKPCDTTKLALFTTSTIEGAILAAKASGNAQDYSDVIEELIAHIEGKR from the coding sequence ATGGAAACTACACGAGAAAAGCTTATAAGAGCAACATTTGACGAGGTCTTTTCACACGGCTATCAAGGTGCATCGCTTGCCGACATCCTAGCCAAAGCAGGCGTGCACAAAGGTTCCATGTACCACTTCTTTGCCAATAAAAAAGAGATGGCACTTGCTGCGATAGAAGAAACCATACTCAAAAAAAATCTGGAAAAATACAGCTACGTCGAAACCTACACCAGTGGCTTGTTAGAAGCGTTTTACACCCAACTAAAAGACACCTCCGTGCGAGACTTCAAACGAGGCTGCCCCATCGCCAACGTCGTCCAAGAGATGTCCAACATCGACGAGGAGTTCAACACCTTGATGAAGTCCATTTACGGCGCATTTCGAGCAAATATCAAAGCTATTTTCGACAAAGCGATTGAGGTGGGAGAAATGAAACCCTGCGATACGACGAAACTGGCTCTTTTTACGACTTCAACCATTGAAGGCGCTATCTTGGCGGCTAAGGCGAGTGGAAATGCGCAGGATTATAGTGATGTGATTGAGGAGTTGATAGCGCATATTGAGGGGAAGAGATAG
- a CDS encoding glycerophosphodiester phosphodiesterase family protein, producing MKHLAVFSSVALLALSVYANEAKTQNVTVQVGVRPYYLVDDMDEGKLKESLKQCKVTSFKPSDFSIGHRGASMQFPEHTKESYLAAARMGAGIIECDVTFTKDLQLVCRHSQCDLHTTTNILDTPLAAKCSEPFSPADASTGKKASAKCCTSDITLAEFRTLKGKMDAENEKATNLKEYMNATPSWRTDRYASTGTLMTHAESIELFKSLGVKMTPELKAPSVTMPFNGTYTQEQYAQQMIEEYKKAGVKPSLVFAQSFEYADILYWIKKNPEFGKQAVFLDETFDLKDNYAKDIAELDGFVKDGVKIVAPPLFALVSVDANKNLVPSPYAKALKQKGLKIITWSLERSGLLKDGGGWYYQSIKDVTNNDGDTYTLLDVLAKDVGVIGVFSDWPATTTYYANCKGLVK from the coding sequence ATGAAACATTTAGCTGTTTTTTCAAGTGTTGCTTTGTTGGCACTTAGTGTGTATGCCAATGAAGCAAAAACGCAGAATGTCACTGTACAAGTGGGTGTAAGACCGTATTATCTTGTGGACGATATGGACGAGGGGAAACTCAAGGAGTCTTTAAAACAGTGCAAAGTGACCTCGTTTAAACCCTCAGACTTCTCCATCGGTCATCGAGGGGCAAGTATGCAGTTTCCCGAACACACGAAAGAATCCTACCTAGCAGCAGCTCGTATGGGGGCTGGTATCATCGAGTGCGATGTGACCTTTACCAAAGACTTGCAACTTGTGTGCCGACACTCTCAGTGCGACTTGCACACCACCACCAACATCTTAGACACGCCATTAGCCGCAAAATGTTCGGAGCCTTTTAGCCCAGCTGATGCGAGCACAGGCAAAAAAGCAAGCGCAAAATGTTGTACCAGCGACATTACCTTAGCCGAGTTTAGAACCCTCAAAGGCAAGATGGACGCTGAAAATGAAAAAGCAACCAATCTCAAAGAGTACATGAATGCAACGCCAAGCTGGAGAACCGACCGTTACGCTTCTACGGGCACACTGATGACCCATGCGGAGAGCATTGAGCTGTTTAAAAGTTTGGGTGTTAAAATGACGCCTGAGCTTAAAGCACCAAGTGTCACCATGCCGTTTAATGGAACCTACACCCAAGAGCAATACGCCCAACAGATGATAGAAGAGTACAAAAAAGCAGGCGTGAAACCAAGCTTAGTCTTTGCCCAATCCTTTGAATACGCCGACATTCTCTACTGGATCAAGAAAAACCCCGAATTTGGCAAACAAGCGGTCTTTTTAGATGAAACGTTTGACCTCAAAGATAACTATGCTAAAGACATTGCGGAGTTAGATGGTTTTGTGAAAGACGGCGTCAAAATCGTAGCACCACCGCTTTTTGCATTGGTCAGCGTCGATGCCAATAAAAACCTCGTTCCTTCCCCGTACGCTAAAGCGCTGAAGCAAAAAGGACTCAAAATCATCACATGGTCACTTGAGCGCTCAGGGTTACTTAAAGACGGTGGCGGCTGGTACTACCAGAGCATCAAAGATGTCACCAACAACGACGGCGACACCTACACCCTTTTGGATGTTCTAGCCAAAGATGTCGGCGTCATAGGCGTCTTCTCCGACTGGCCAGCCACAACAACCTACTACGCCAACTGCAAAGGTTTGGTGAAATAA
- a CDS encoding OprD family outer membrane porin — MKFSRLSLVAMAALATLSSNAFAADSLADAFKNGKVAGEIRAYYFSRDIPNDHKGHEDIFATGLMLNYVTDSFMGFRAGATFQSSATPFADDDGKAMFTRDMWAQGAQLSEAYLAYTLGKTDVKVGRMYMGTPLIAGSGSRLIRESFEGALITNKDIPDTTLGAVYINKFQARTNRDGDIGEFDSYFDGMYSLYAINKSIAGLTLTGAWAKINDYVATRHSDLDIYNAEVVYANKMGAFGYNLSGQYWFNHHSSVAAGQDDTIDGYGLKAGASYADISAYVAYSKISDDNTPAGQLVHGAGNGSDLIYTNSIIGSYNYTPDMKAYAGGLDYKITPASTIGTVYTYTNTKNEEVSYTGFYASYTFSGELKGLSVSAQYETIGKDGDGDQFRFRGSYKF; from the coding sequence ATGAAATTTTCACGTTTAAGTTTAGTAGCAATGGCGGCACTTGCTACGCTTTCAAGTAACGCTTTTGCGGCAGATAGCCTTGCTGATGCGTTTAAAAACGGTAAAGTAGCAGGAGAAATTCGTGCATACTATTTTAGTAGGGATATACCCAATGACCACAAAGGGCATGAAGATATTTTTGCCACAGGTTTGATGCTCAATTACGTCACCGATAGCTTTATGGGATTTAGAGCAGGTGCTACTTTCCAATCAAGCGCAACCCCGTTTGCAGACGATGATGGCAAAGCGATGTTTACACGAGATATGTGGGCGCAAGGGGCACAACTCTCTGAAGCCTATCTTGCATACACGTTAGGTAAAACCGATGTGAAAGTGGGACGTATGTATATGGGAACGCCACTGATTGCAGGGAGTGGTTCACGCCTGATTCGTGAATCGTTTGAGGGTGCTTTAATTACCAACAAAGATATTCCTGACACAACCTTAGGCGCTGTGTACATCAACAAGTTTCAAGCACGTACCAACCGAGATGGTGACATTGGTGAGTTTGATAGTTACTTTGATGGTATGTACTCTCTTTATGCCATTAACAAATCCATTGCAGGCTTAACCCTCACAGGTGCATGGGCAAAAATTAATGATTATGTTGCCACACGCCATTCAGACCTTGATATTTACAATGCAGAAGTCGTGTATGCCAATAAAATGGGCGCATTTGGGTACAACCTCTCAGGTCAATACTGGTTTAACCACCATAGTTCCGTTGCGGCAGGACAAGACGATACTATTGATGGTTATGGTTTAAAAGCTGGGGCAAGTTATGCAGATATAAGCGCTTATGTTGCGTATTCAAAAATTTCAGATGACAACACTCCTGCAGGACAATTAGTGCATGGTGCGGGCAATGGAAGCGACCTTATTTACACCAATTCTATCATTGGCTCTTACAACTACACCCCTGATATGAAAGCCTATGCAGGTGGTTTGGACTATAAAATAACGCCTGCTTCTACGATTGGAACGGTTTATACCTATACCAATACTAAAAATGAAGAGGTCTCTTACACAGGGTTCTACGCCTCGTATACCTTTAGTGGTGAACTCAAAGGCTTAAGTGTTTCAGCGCAATACGAAACCATAGGCAAAGATGGTGATGGCGATCAATTCCGCTTTAGAGGCTCTTACAAATTTTAA
- a CDS encoding AraC family transcriptional regulator, whose protein sequence is MKASTREDYVRLVYKVVFYIEQNADKELSLEELAKVAGFSKYHFHRIFKAVTGENIGDFIARVRLVYSAWKLKTEPKITNVALSCGFETNASFSKAFKNRFGMSPRAYATMLKAKKGVVMLKPTIVEFKPLSVFYVRKTGAYETSSCEAWNVLMAFAYEQRMKFRKNIMGKETMHFGIGHDNPSLVEQNLLRYDACITCEDESIELKSEVFKKVLEGGKCAVFLHKGAYENLKATYAQIMDWVVAEGIGLRDAPLFEKYLNRDPRRTKPENLRTEIYVPIA, encoded by the coding sequence ATGAAAGCGAGTACTCGTGAGGATTATGTTCGGTTGGTGTATAAAGTTGTTTTTTACATCGAGCAAAACGCCGACAAGGAGCTTAGCCTTGAAGAGTTAGCCAAGGTAGCTGGGTTTTCGAAGTACCATTTTCATCGCATTTTCAAAGCTGTTACGGGAGAAAATATTGGTGATTTTATCGCTCGGGTGCGGTTGGTTTATTCGGCGTGGAAGCTCAAAACTGAACCCAAAATCACCAATGTAGCGCTCTCGTGTGGATTTGAAACCAACGCCTCTTTTTCTAAAGCGTTTAAAAACCGTTTTGGCATGAGTCCACGTGCGTATGCGACGATGCTCAAAGCGAAAAAAGGAGTTGTGATGTTAAAACCTACCATTGTCGAGTTTAAACCTTTGAGCGTTTTTTATGTGCGAAAAACAGGAGCGTACGAAACCTCTTCGTGTGAGGCGTGGAATGTCTTGATGGCGTTTGCGTATGAGCAGAGAATGAAGTTTCGTAAAAATATTATGGGCAAAGAGACGATGCACTTTGGCATCGGGCACGATAACCCTAGCTTAGTTGAGCAAAATTTACTGCGTTACGATGCGTGCATCACCTGCGAGGACGAGAGCATTGAGCTCAAAAGTGAAGTCTTTAAAAAGGTGCTTGAGGGTGGAAAATGCGCCGTGTTTTTACATAAAGGGGCGTATGAAAATCTAAAAGCGACCTATGCTCAGATTATGGATTGGGTGGTTGCTGAGGGTATTGGACTTCGTGATGCACCTTTGTTTGAGAAGTACCTCAACCGTGATCCTAGGCGCACGAAGCCTGAGAATTTGCGTACGGAGATTTATGTTCCTATCGCATAA
- a CDS encoding type II toxin-antitoxin system Phd/YefM family antitoxin, producing MVAYTQQEMVGATELAKSLGGFIDKVVSRSVEKLAIVRHNKPEAVILPIAEYERMKAIADYVEDMEILHIIEERMPEGKELKTVPLEEMMGRLRKRGLDV from the coding sequence ATGGTAGCATACACACAACAAGAGATGGTAGGAGCCACGGAGTTAGCCAAATCGCTGGGTGGTTTTATAGACAAAGTAGTATCTCGAAGTGTCGAAAAACTCGCCATCGTTCGCCACAATAAGCCCGAAGCCGTTATCTTGCCCATAGCAGAATACGAGCGGATGAAAGCCATTGCGGACTATGTGGAAGATATGGAGATTTTACACATCATCGAAGAGCGTATGCCTGAGGGAAAAGAGCTTAAAACCGTACCGCTGGAAGAGATGATGGGGCGTTTGCGCAAAAGAGGGTTAGATGTATAG
- a CDS encoding AAA family ATPase has product MGVDDNQYMWYELYGELAKGLHDFYQKYKNDKEKYVGELFYDLCLTKEFEFHRLFNWSNNITEKSLDPFHVFASFNNSSTTMDKKWERLQFYFDILEIKINAKEALQDNRFSVPHIAIIYAVSNRDKKTQNEIWKFFDAVLLNNSNSIQSGFETSVNWFGIGFTLLTEFLFWVDSDKYLSLDKNTIALLKKYNFPIPKDYQTYNNLLLKITEFTNNQNIFRLLIEYAYQQKEFLDKQSNKSLFTVLNQKNESINENNEYIEENYVESGYVQEAKEDIKFQLIALRVLNNCWDKYYKRLNKNLYIFSDKFQFSPNQETIIYIKKNDLNLFEIKQITGTDNLKININVIVGKNGSGKSTLVELAFMAINNLYIALEKEEITNDQIAPKLIEDGLHVELFFMTDNLYKVTVENKNILIEQYQQVDIAKDIVTYGKKKDVSTQFSIDNLYYTIHLNYSLHSLNENYFGNWLFRLFHKNDGYKTPIVLEPYRKDGNIDINSQMSLTQDRLLADLLVMEPDTHDRLLTKKLKAKSLSLRLNYEKMDKYKEPTVFVMRELRQQINKKFDLLLEDFSEDILKKFKKRKKVYSLPFRNISLYEEAKKIYQEFSIEFLTLMYIYNKLLSMIKNYTYYKQFKNKLGLHNIEEIFEFVVKDISHKAFKIKRAIYFLKFYNQKFRRRDQTIDLKKLSDEVLRIQATNQELGILEFLPPSIYTQEIIFDNGQKFDGLSSGEKQKIFVLTAITYHLTNLASSENFENINIVLDEIELYFHPEMQKDFINDLYHNLKENAYIRNKLRQLNFIFVTHSPFILSDVTHHELLALDENAMPKPDLKPTFGANIYELLQDSFFMESFWGNFAKEKIEEIVKIVRLYELCKKESRPDEFDEFTELYRKKYNIKEKVEINCFEIKKKIEQDKPNLVLLVESVGEKIIRYELLQLLDKIGSLDENLAYKLAKHDVKLLEEALKLAQENQND; this is encoded by the coding sequence ATGGGTGTAGATGATAACCAATACATGTGGTATGAATTGTATGGTGAATTAGCCAAAGGTTTACATGATTTTTATCAAAAGTACAAAAATGATAAAGAAAAATATGTTGGTGAACTTTTTTATGATTTATGTTTGACTAAAGAGTTTGAGTTTCATAGATTATTCAATTGGTCAAACAATATAACAGAAAAAAGTTTAGATCCTTTTCATGTGTTTGCTTCGTTTAACAATAGTTCAACGACTATGGATAAAAAATGGGAAAGACTACAATTTTATTTTGATATTTTAGAGATTAAAATCAATGCAAAAGAAGCGTTACAGGATAATCGCTTTTCTGTTCCACATATAGCTATTATTTATGCTGTCTCCAATAGAGACAAAAAAACACAAAATGAAATTTGGAAGTTTTTTGATGCTGTTTTATTAAATAATAGCAATAGTATTCAAAGCGGATTTGAAACATCGGTTAACTGGTTTGGTATCGGATTTACACTTTTAACAGAATTTTTATTTTGGGTTGATTCAGATAAATATCTTTCACTTGATAAGAATACCATTGCTTTGCTCAAAAAATATAACTTCCCCATACCTAAAGATTATCAAACATACAATAATTTACTTTTGAAAATTACAGAATTCACAAACAACCAAAATATCTTTAGATTATTAATTGAATATGCGTATCAACAAAAGGAGTTTTTAGATAAGCAATCCAACAAATCTCTTTTTACAGTTCTAAATCAAAAAAATGAGTCAATAAACGAAAATAATGAATATATTGAGGAAAATTACGTTGAGTCTGGATATGTTCAAGAGGCAAAGGAAGATATAAAATTTCAACTTATCGCTTTGAGAGTTTTGAATAATTGTTGGGATAAGTACTATAAAAGACTGAATAAAAATCTATATATCTTTAGCGATAAATTTCAATTTTCGCCTAATCAAGAAACAATTATTTATATCAAAAAAAATGATTTAAATTTGTTTGAAATCAAACAAATTACAGGTACAGATAATTTAAAAATTAATATTAATGTCATTGTTGGTAAAAATGGTTCAGGTAAAAGTACGCTTGTTGAACTTGCTTTTATGGCAATTAATAATCTATATATCGCATTAGAAAAAGAAGAAATAACCAATGATCAAATTGCTCCTAAATTAATAGAAGATGGTTTACATGTGGAGTTGTTTTTTATGACGGACAATCTCTATAAAGTCACAGTAGAAAATAAAAATATACTGATTGAGCAATACCAACAAGTTGATATTGCAAAAGACATTGTTACGTATGGAAAGAAAAAAGATGTTTCAACGCAGTTTTCAATAGATAACCTTTATTATACGATACATCTAAATTATTCTCTGCATTCACTCAATGAAAATTATTTTGGTAATTGGTTATTTCGCCTTTTTCACAAAAACGATGGATATAAAACACCCATTGTTTTAGAACCCTATAGAAAAGATGGCAATATTGACATCAATAGCCAAATGAGCTTAACGCAAGATAGGCTATTAGCTGATTTATTAGTGATGGAACCAGACACGCATGACAGACTATTAACAAAAAAACTTAAAGCAAAAAGTTTATCTCTAAGGCTTAATTATGAAAAAATGGATAAATACAAAGAGCCAACTGTATTTGTTATGCGTGAATTGCGTCAACAAATCAATAAAAAATTTGATCTTCTACTAGAAGACTTTTCAGAAGATATTTTAAAAAAATTTAAAAAACGTAAAAAAGTTTATTCTTTGCCTTTTCGTAATATTTCACTTTACGAAGAAGCAAAAAAAATATATCAAGAGTTTTCAATAGAGTTTTTAACGTTGATGTATATTTACAATAAATTATTAAGTATGATAAAAAATTATACATACTATAAACAATTTAAAAATAAATTAGGATTGCACAATATAGAAGAAATTTTTGAGTTTGTTGTAAAAGATATTAGCCATAAAGCATTTAAAATTAAACGTGCAATTTATTTTTTAAAATTTTATAATCAAAAATTTAGAAGGAGAGATCAAACTATAGATTTAAAGAAATTATCAGATGAGGTTTTGAGAATTCAAGCGACAAATCAAGAGTTAGGAATTCTTGAATTTTTGCCCCCATCTATTTATACACAAGAGATTATTTTTGATAATGGTCAAAAATTCGATGGATTGAGTTCAGGAGAGAAACAAAAGATATTTGTTCTCACAGCTATTACTTACCATCTTACAAATCTTGCTTCAAGTGAAAATTTTGAAAATATCAATATTGTTTTAGATGAAATAGAGCTTTATTTTCACCCTGAAATGCAAAAAGATTTTATTAATGACTTGTATCATAATTTAAAAGAAAATGCTTATATCCGAAACAAATTAAGACAATTAAACTTTATCTTTGTCACACATTCGCCATTTATTTTATCAGATGTTACGCACCATGAATTATTGGCTTTAGATGAAAATGCTATGCCTAAGCCAGACTTAAAACCCACTTTTGGAGCGAATATTTATGAATTGCTTCAAGACAGTTTCTTTATGGAGTCCTTTTGGGGAAATTTTGCCAAAGAGAAAATAGAAGAAATAGTTAAAATTGTTAGGCTTTATGAGTTATGTAAAAAAGAAAGTCGTCCAGATGAATTTGATGAGTTTACCGAACTTTATCGAAAAAAATATAATATAAAAGAGAAAGTTGAAATTAACTGTTTTGAAATAAAAAAGAAAATTGAACAAGACAAACCTAATTTAGTTCTTTTGGTAGAGTCTGTAGGGGAAAAAATCATTCGATATGAGTTACTACAGCTGTTGGATAAAATCGGTAGCTTGGATGAAAATTTAGCTTATAAACTTGCAAAACATGATGTAAAACTTTTAGAAGAAGCCTTAAAACTTGCACAAGAAAATCAAAATGATTAA
- a CDS encoding type II toxin-antitoxin system RelE family toxin has protein sequence MYSIETLEEVEDDLLLLPKEVLVEALAYFDKYKTNPFQYSQPLENKGGRDLRGCRKTYIANATYRIILQVEKGVAKIVSIICVGERNNMDAYNTAHARLNLQK, from the coding sequence ATGTATAGTATCGAAACCCTTGAAGAGGTAGAAGATGATTTGTTGCTTTTGCCCAAAGAGGTGTTGGTGGAAGCGTTAGCGTATTTTGACAAATACAAAACAAATCCCTTTCAATACTCCCAACCCCTAGAAAATAAAGGCGGTCGAGATCTAAGAGGTTGTCGCAAAACCTATATTGCTAATGCCACATACCGAATTATCCTTCAAGTGGAAAAAGGCGTGGCAAAAATCGTCAGCATTATCTGTGTAGGTGAACGCAACAATATGGACGCTTACAACACAGCACATGCAAGATTGAATCTTCAAAAATAG